One Aegilops tauschii subsp. strangulata cultivar AL8/78 chromosome 7, Aet v6.0, whole genome shotgun sequence genomic window carries:
- the LOC109764381 gene encoding ABC transporter G family member 48 isoform X3, whose protein sequence is MMYSQNAISVNEFLASRWATPNNDPTIDAPTVGKAILKSRDLFTGDWGFWLSIGAVIGFTILFNILYLLALTYLSPSGRSNTLVSDEENENGTNKEQMSEASVSSTMPSSIPMVSTGAKEATNRPTQSRTTLPFQPLSLSFNHINYWVDMPAEMKEQGFTESRLQLLSDISGAFRPGVLTALVGVSGAGKTTLMDVLAGRKTSGAIEGSITLSGYPKKQETFARISGYCEQIDIHSPNVTVYESILYSAWLRLSSDIDDATRKMFVEEVMTLVELDVLRNAMVGLPGVDGLSTEQRKRLTIAVELVANPSIIFMDEPTSGLDARAAAIVMRTVRNTVNTGRTVVCTIHQPSIDIFESFDELLLLKRGGRVIYAGELGRHCEKLVEYFEEIPGVAKITKGYNPATWMLEVSSTLAEAHLNINFAEIYANSILHRKNQDLIKELGVPPPGYQDLSFPTKYSQNFYNQCVANFWKQYKSYWKNPPYNAMRYLMTLLDGLVFGTVFWQKGTKIESQQDLYNLLGATYAAVFFLGATNCFTVQPVVSIERTVFYREKAAGMYSPLSYALAQACMEIIYNILQGMLYTILIYVMIGYDWKVDKFFYFMFFIIASFNYFTLFGMMLVSLTPSAMLASILVSFVLPLWNLFAGFLVVRTAIPIWWRWYYWANPVSWTIYGVVASQFGDHGGSLLVPGGSPMVVKQFLEDNLGVRHDFLGYVVLAHFAYIIAIFFVFGYSIKFLNFQKR, encoded by the exons ATGATGTATAGTCAGAATGCAATATCGGTCAATGAATTCCTTGCCAGTAGGTGGGCCACT CCAAACAATGATCCTACTATTGATGCACCAACGGTAGGAAAGGCTATTCTTAAATCCAGAGACTTGTTTACTGGAGACTGGGGCTTTTGGCTTTCCATAGGAGCCGTTATAGGATTCACTATTTTGTTCAACATCTTATACCTTCTGGCCCTAACATACTTGAGCC CTAGCGGTAGATCAAACACATTAGTTTCAGATGAGGAGAATGAGAATGGCACAAACAAAGAGCAAATGTCAGAAGCCAGTGTGTCATCTACTATGCCATCTTCAATACCTATGG TTTCTACAGGTGCCAAGGAAGCCACAAATAGGCCAACTCAGTCACGAACTACCTTGCCTTTCCAGCCTCTTTCACTTTCCTTCAACCATATAAACTATTGGGTGGATATGCCTGCG GAAATGAAGGAACAAGGATTCACAGAAAGTCGTCTCCAGTTGCTCTCTGATATCAGTGGTGCATTTAGGCCAGGAGTTCTGACTGCACTAGTTGGTGTGAGTGGAGCTGGGAAGACCACTCTAATGGATGTCCTGGCAGGAAGGAAAACCAGTGGAGCTATTGAAGGAAGTATCACCCTCTCCGGTTACCCTAAAAAGCAAGAAACTTTTGCCCGCATTAGTGGCTATTGTGAACAGATTGATATCCATTCACCAAATGTTACAGTATATGAATCCATTCTGTACTCTGCCTGGCTGCGTCTTTCCTCAGATATTGATGACGCTACGAGAAAG ATGTTTGTGGAGGAAGTCATGACCCTTGTAGAACTTGATGTGCTGCGTAATGCTATGGTTGGTCTCCCTGGAGTTGACGGGTTATCGACTGAACAAAGAAAGAGACTGACAATTGCTGTGGAGCTAGTAGCAAATCCTTCAATTATATTTATGGATGAGCCAACTTCTGGTCTTGATGCTAGAGCCGCAGCAATTGTCATGAGGACAGTGAGAAATACAGTCAACACTGGGCGTACCGTGGTTTGCACGATCCATCAACCAAGCATTGAtatatttgagtcttttgatgaG CTTCTGCTTTTGAAAAGAGGAGGGCGGGTTATTTATGCTGGTGAACTTGGTCGTCACTGTGAGAAACTAGTTGAATATTTTGAG GAAATTCCAGGTGTGGCTAAGATCACAAAAGGATATAATCCTGCAACATGGATGCTGGAAGTTAGCTCCACTTTAGCTGAGGCTCACTTGAACATAAATTTTGCGGAAATTTATGCTAATTCCATTCTTCATAG GAAAAACCAAGACCTTATTAAGGAATTGGGCGTTCCCCCTCCAGGCTATCAGGATCTCTCATTTCCTACAAAGTATTCTCAAAATTTCTACAACCAATGTGTTGCAAACTTCTGGAAGCAATACAAATCTTATTGGAAGAATCCACCCTACAATGCCATGCGCTATCTTATGACGTTGCTCGATGGTCTTGTATTTGGCACTGTGTTTTGGCAAAAAGGAACAAAAAT AGAATCGCAACAAGACTTGTACAATCTACTTGGGGCCACTTATGCTGCTGTCTTCTTCCTTGGGGCTACCAATTGCTTCACCGTTCAGCCTGTTGTGTCAATTGAGAGAACAGTTTTCTACCGTGAAAAGGCGGCAGGGATGTACTCTCCATTATCCTATGCATTAGCTCAG GCATGCATGGAGATCATCTACAACATCCTCCAAGGGATGTTATACACAATCCTCATCTATGTGATGATTGGATATGACTGGAAAGTTGACAAGTTCTTCTATTTCATGTTCTTCATTATTGCAAGCTTCAACTACTTCACATTGTTCGGCATGATGTTGGTATCATTGACTCCGTCTGCAATGCTTGCAAGCATACTCGTATCCTTTGTACTCCCTCTCTGGAACCTGTTTGCTGGGTTCCTCGTTGTCAGAACA GCGATACCGATTTGGTGGAGGTGGTACTACTGGGCCAACCCAGTGTCTTGGACCATCTATGGTGTTGTTGCATCGCAGTTTGGTGACCATGGCGGTTCTCTGCTAGTCCCCGGTGGGAGCCCTATGGTGGTGAAGCAATTCTTGGAGGATAATTTGGGCGTGCGGCATGATTTCCTTGGCTATGTTGTCCTAGCCCACTTTGCTTACATCATTGCCATCTTCTTCGTCTTCGGCTACTCCATCAAGTTCTTAAACTTCCAAAAACGTTAG
- the LOC109764381 gene encoding ABC transporter G family member 48 isoform X2, whose protein sequence is MECLHHDDDDRVLLDDLAPQTRGPLPYSNTHMASSNHPGKSTLMRALTGKLDKSLKVSGSITYCGHTFSEFYPQRTSAYVSQYDLHNAEMTVRETLDFSRRCLGIGARYDMLAELTAREHEAGINPDPEIDAYMKATAVQGHETNIITDLTLKVLGLDICADNIVGDEMTRGISGGQKKRVTTGEMLTGPARALFMDEISTGLDSSSTFQIVKYVSQLVHVMNDTVMISLLQPPPETYNLFDDIILLSEGYMVYHGPRGNILEFFESAGFRCPERKGVADFLQEVTSKKDQQQYWYLDQEQYRYVPVLEFAEHYKSFHVGQQMLEELKIPFEKSKTHPAALTTSKYGQSSWESFKAVMSREQLLMKRNSFIYIFKVSQLIILGLMAMTVFLRTEMPHGQISDGAKFFGALTFSLITILFNGFAELQLTIKILPTFYKQRDFLFSPPWTFGLANIILKVPVSFVEAGVWVVLTYYVMGFAPSAGRFFRQFLAFFATHQMAMALFRFLGAILKSMVVANTFGMFVQLIIFIFGGFIIPRGDIRPWWIWAYWASPMMYSQNAISVNEFLASRWATPNNDPTIDAPTVGKAILKSRDLFTGDWGFWLSIGAVIGFTILFNILYLLALTYLSPSGRSNTLVSDEENENGTNKEQMSEASVSSTMPSSIPMVSTGAKEATNRPTQSRTTLPFQPLSLSFNHINYWVDMPAEMKEQGFTESRLQLLSDISGAFRPGVLTALVGVSGAGKTTLMDVLAGRKTSGAIEGSITLSGYPKKQETFARISGYCEQIDIHSPNVTVYESILYSAWLRLSSDIDDATRKMFVEEVMTLVELDVLRNAMVGLPGVDGLSTEQRKRLTIAVELVANPSIIFMDEPTSGLDARAAAIVMRTVRNTVNTGRTVVCTIHQPSIDIFESFDELLLLKRGGRVIYAGELGRHCEKLVEYFEEIPGVAKITKGYNPATWMLEVSSTLAEAHLNINFAEIYANSILHRKNQDLIKELGVPPPGYQDLSFPTKYSQNFYNQCVANFWKQYKSYWKNPPYNAMRYLMTLLDGLVFGTVFWQKGTKIESQQDLYNLLGATYAAVFFLGATNCFTVQPVVSIERTVFYREKAAGMYSPLSYALAQACMEIIYNILQGMLYTILIYVMIGYDWKVDKFFYFMFFIIASFNYFTLFGMMLVSLTPSAMLASILVSFVLPLWNLFAGFLVVRTAIPIWWRWYYWANPVSWTIYGVVASQFGDHGGSLLVPGGSPMVVKQFLEDNLGVRHDFLGYVVLAHFAYIIAIFFVFGYSIKFLNFQKR, encoded by the exons ATGGAATGTTTACACCACGACGACGACGACAGGGTCTTATTGGACGATTTGGCTCCTCAAACAAGAGGACCACTACCGTACTCAAACACGCATATGGCATCCTCAAACCATCCAG GAAAGAGCACACTTATGCGAGCCCTTACAGGGAAGCTTGACAAAAGCCTCAAG GTATCTGGCAGCATCACATATTGTGGTCATACTTTTTCCGAGTTCTACCCTCAGAGGACCAGTGCGTATGTCAGTCAGTATGATCTCCACAATGCAGAGATGACTGTAAGAGAGACATTAGATTTCTCCAGGCGATGCTTGGGTATCGGTGCCAGATATGACATGCTTGCGGAGCTCACTGCAAGGGAGCACGAGGCAGGCATAAATCCAGATCCTGAGATCGATGCTTACATGAAAGCTACTGCAGTGCAAGGACATGAGACTAATATTATAACCGATCTTACTCTGAAG GTGCTTGGGCTTGACATTTGCGCCGATAACATCGTCGGTGATGAGATGACCAGAGGAATTTCTGGAGGGCAAAAGAAGCGTGTCACAACTG GGGAGATGTTAACAGGACCTGCAAGGGCTTTGTTCATGGATGAAATTTCCACTGGTTTGGATAGCTCTAGCACATTTCAGATTGTAAAATATGTAAGCCAATTGGTCCATGTGATGAATGACACTGTGATGATCTCCCTTCTACAACCACCGCCAGAGACCTACAACTTGTTTGATGACATAATTCTCCTATCAGAAGGATACATGGTGTACCATGGGCCACGCGGGAAcatcttggaattttttgaatcCGCTGGTTTCCGGTGCCCGGAGAGGAAAGGAGTTGCTGACTTCCTTCAAGAGGTCACTTCCAAGAAAGACCAGCAACAATACTGGTATCTTGACCAGGAGCAGTATCGTTATGTGCCAGTCCTAGAGTTTGCTGAACATTACAAGTCATTCCATGTGGGTCAGCAAATGCTGGAGGAGCTGAAGATtccttttgaaaaatccaaaacCCATCCTGCCGCGTTGACCACGTCGAAGTATGGGCAATCCAGCTGGGAGTCATTCAAGGCAGTGATGTCGAGAGAACAACTATTGATGAAGCGCAACTCCTTCATCTACATCTTCAAGGTCAGCCAGTTGATCATCCTTGGGCTCATGGCCATGACTGTATTCCTCAGAACAGAGATGCCCCATGGACAGATTTCGGACGGTGCTAAATTCTTTGGAGCTCTGACTTTCAGTTTAATCACCATTTTGTTTAATGGGTTTGCTGAGCTACAACTAACCATTAAGATCCTTCCTACGTTCTACAAGCAAAGGGATTTCTTGTTCTCCCCCCCATGGACCTTTGGACTGGCAAACATCATCTTGAAAGTTCCTGTTTCATTTGTGGAGGCTGGGGTGTGGGTTGTCCTCACGTACTATGTGATGGGCTTTGCACCTTCTGCAGGAAG GTTCTTTCGCCAGTTTTTAGCTTTCTTCGCTACTCACCAAATGGCAATGGCTTTGTTCCGATTTCTTGGTGCTATTTTGAAATCAATGGTTGTTGCCAACACTTTTGGGATGTTTGTTCAacttattattttcatatttggagGATTTATCATCCCTAGAG GTGACATCAGACCATGGTGGATCTGGGCTTACTGGGCATCTCCTATGATGTATAGTCAGAATGCAATATCGGTCAATGAATTCCTTGCCAGTAGGTGGGCCACT CCAAACAATGATCCTACTATTGATGCACCAACGGTAGGAAAGGCTATTCTTAAATCCAGAGACTTGTTTACTGGAGACTGGGGCTTTTGGCTTTCCATAGGAGCCGTTATAGGATTCACTATTTTGTTCAACATCTTATACCTTCTGGCCCTAACATACTTGAGCC CTAGCGGTAGATCAAACACATTAGTTTCAGATGAGGAGAATGAGAATGGCACAAACAAAGAGCAAATGTCAGAAGCCAGTGTGTCATCTACTATGCCATCTTCAATACCTATGG TTTCTACAGGTGCCAAGGAAGCCACAAATAGGCCAACTCAGTCACGAACTACCTTGCCTTTCCAGCCTCTTTCACTTTCCTTCAACCATATAAACTATTGGGTGGATATGCCTGCG GAAATGAAGGAACAAGGATTCACAGAAAGTCGTCTCCAGTTGCTCTCTGATATCAGTGGTGCATTTAGGCCAGGAGTTCTGACTGCACTAGTTGGTGTGAGTGGAGCTGGGAAGACCACTCTAATGGATGTCCTGGCAGGAAGGAAAACCAGTGGAGCTATTGAAGGAAGTATCACCCTCTCCGGTTACCCTAAAAAGCAAGAAACTTTTGCCCGCATTAGTGGCTATTGTGAACAGATTGATATCCATTCACCAAATGTTACAGTATATGAATCCATTCTGTACTCTGCCTGGCTGCGTCTTTCCTCAGATATTGATGACGCTACGAGAAAG ATGTTTGTGGAGGAAGTCATGACCCTTGTAGAACTTGATGTGCTGCGTAATGCTATGGTTGGTCTCCCTGGAGTTGACGGGTTATCGACTGAACAAAGAAAGAGACTGACAATTGCTGTGGAGCTAGTAGCAAATCCTTCAATTATATTTATGGATGAGCCAACTTCTGGTCTTGATGCTAGAGCCGCAGCAATTGTCATGAGGACAGTGAGAAATACAGTCAACACTGGGCGTACCGTGGTTTGCACGATCCATCAACCAAGCATTGAtatatttgagtcttttgatgaG CTTCTGCTTTTGAAAAGAGGAGGGCGGGTTATTTATGCTGGTGAACTTGGTCGTCACTGTGAGAAACTAGTTGAATATTTTGAG GAAATTCCAGGTGTGGCTAAGATCACAAAAGGATATAATCCTGCAACATGGATGCTGGAAGTTAGCTCCACTTTAGCTGAGGCTCACTTGAACATAAATTTTGCGGAAATTTATGCTAATTCCATTCTTCATAG GAAAAACCAAGACCTTATTAAGGAATTGGGCGTTCCCCCTCCAGGCTATCAGGATCTCTCATTTCCTACAAAGTATTCTCAAAATTTCTACAACCAATGTGTTGCAAACTTCTGGAAGCAATACAAATCTTATTGGAAGAATCCACCCTACAATGCCATGCGCTATCTTATGACGTTGCTCGATGGTCTTGTATTTGGCACTGTGTTTTGGCAAAAAGGAACAAAAAT AGAATCGCAACAAGACTTGTACAATCTACTTGGGGCCACTTATGCTGCTGTCTTCTTCCTTGGGGCTACCAATTGCTTCACCGTTCAGCCTGTTGTGTCAATTGAGAGAACAGTTTTCTACCGTGAAAAGGCGGCAGGGATGTACTCTCCATTATCCTATGCATTAGCTCAG GCATGCATGGAGATCATCTACAACATCCTCCAAGGGATGTTATACACAATCCTCATCTATGTGATGATTGGATATGACTGGAAAGTTGACAAGTTCTTCTATTTCATGTTCTTCATTATTGCAAGCTTCAACTACTTCACATTGTTCGGCATGATGTTGGTATCATTGACTCCGTCTGCAATGCTTGCAAGCATACTCGTATCCTTTGTACTCCCTCTCTGGAACCTGTTTGCTGGGTTCCTCGTTGTCAGAACA GCGATACCGATTTGGTGGAGGTGGTACTACTGGGCCAACCCAGTGTCTTGGACCATCTATGGTGTTGTTGCATCGCAGTTTGGTGACCATGGCGGTTCTCTGCTAGTCCCCGGTGGGAGCCCTATGGTGGTGAAGCAATTCTTGGAGGATAATTTGGGCGTGCGGCATGATTTCCTTGGCTATGTTGTCCTAGCCCACTTTGCTTACATCATTGCCATCTTCTTCGTCTTCGGCTACTCCATCAAGTTCTTAAACTTCCAAAAACGTTAG
- the LOC109764381 gene encoding ABC transporter G family member 48 isoform X1 yields the protein MRHAIVLNQDGAGLVHIEQLARGEAGRALLERVFQDDSERFLRRLRDRADRVGIDLPAIEVRYQDLSVEVDAFVGSRALPTLWNETTNFLQGLIGRFGSSNKRTTTVLKHAYGILKPSRMTLLLGPPSSGKSTLMRALTGKLDKSLKVSGSITYCGHTFSEFYPQRTSAYVSQYDLHNAEMTVRETLDFSRRCLGIGARYDMLAELTAREHEAGINPDPEIDAYMKATAVQGHETNIITDLTLKVLGLDICADNIVGDEMTRGISGGQKKRVTTGEMLTGPARALFMDEISTGLDSSSTFQIVKYVSQLVHVMNDTVMISLLQPPPETYNLFDDIILLSEGYMVYHGPRGNILEFFESAGFRCPERKGVADFLQEVTSKKDQQQYWYLDQEQYRYVPVLEFAEHYKSFHVGQQMLEELKIPFEKSKTHPAALTTSKYGQSSWESFKAVMSREQLLMKRNSFIYIFKVSQLIILGLMAMTVFLRTEMPHGQISDGAKFFGALTFSLITILFNGFAELQLTIKILPTFYKQRDFLFSPPWTFGLANIILKVPVSFVEAGVWVVLTYYVMGFAPSAGRFFRQFLAFFATHQMAMALFRFLGAILKSMVVANTFGMFVQLIIFIFGGFIIPRGDIRPWWIWAYWASPMMYSQNAISVNEFLASRWATPNNDPTIDAPTVGKAILKSRDLFTGDWGFWLSIGAVIGFTILFNILYLLALTYLSPSGRSNTLVSDEENENGTNKEQMSEASVSSTMPSSIPMVSTGAKEATNRPTQSRTTLPFQPLSLSFNHINYWVDMPAEMKEQGFTESRLQLLSDISGAFRPGVLTALVGVSGAGKTTLMDVLAGRKTSGAIEGSITLSGYPKKQETFARISGYCEQIDIHSPNVTVYESILYSAWLRLSSDIDDATRKMFVEEVMTLVELDVLRNAMVGLPGVDGLSTEQRKRLTIAVELVANPSIIFMDEPTSGLDARAAAIVMRTVRNTVNTGRTVVCTIHQPSIDIFESFDELLLLKRGGRVIYAGELGRHCEKLVEYFEEIPGVAKITKGYNPATWMLEVSSTLAEAHLNINFAEIYANSILHRKNQDLIKELGVPPPGYQDLSFPTKYSQNFYNQCVANFWKQYKSYWKNPPYNAMRYLMTLLDGLVFGTVFWQKGTKIESQQDLYNLLGATYAAVFFLGATNCFTVQPVVSIERTVFYREKAAGMYSPLSYALAQACMEIIYNILQGMLYTILIYVMIGYDWKVDKFFYFMFFIIASFNYFTLFGMMLVSLTPSAMLASILVSFVLPLWNLFAGFLVVRTAIPIWWRWYYWANPVSWTIYGVVASQFGDHGGSLLVPGGSPMVVKQFLEDNLGVRHDFLGYVVLAHFAYIIAIFFVFGYSIKFLNFQKR from the exons ATGCGGCACGCCATCGTCCTCAATCAGGACGGCGCAGGCCTGGTGCACATCGAGCAGCTTGCCCGCGGCGAGGCCGGCCGCGCGCTCCTGGAGCGCGTCTTCCAGGACGACAGCGAGCGCTTCCTCCGGCGCCTCAGGGACCGCGCCGACAGGGTGGGCATCGACCTCCCGGCCATCGAGGTGCGGTACCAGGACCTCTCCGTCGAGGTCGACGCCTTCGTCGGCAGCCGGGCGCTCCCCACGCTCTGGAACGAAACCACTAACTTCCTACAG GGTCTTATTGGACGATTTGGCTCCTCAAACAAGAGGACCACTACCGTACTCAAACACGCATATGGCATCCTCAAACCATCCAG GATGACCCTTCTTCTTGGACCTCCTTCTTCAGGAAAGAGCACACTTATGCGAGCCCTTACAGGGAAGCTTGACAAAAGCCTCAAG GTATCTGGCAGCATCACATATTGTGGTCATACTTTTTCCGAGTTCTACCCTCAGAGGACCAGTGCGTATGTCAGTCAGTATGATCTCCACAATGCAGAGATGACTGTAAGAGAGACATTAGATTTCTCCAGGCGATGCTTGGGTATCGGTGCCAGATATGACATGCTTGCGGAGCTCACTGCAAGGGAGCACGAGGCAGGCATAAATCCAGATCCTGAGATCGATGCTTACATGAAAGCTACTGCAGTGCAAGGACATGAGACTAATATTATAACCGATCTTACTCTGAAG GTGCTTGGGCTTGACATTTGCGCCGATAACATCGTCGGTGATGAGATGACCAGAGGAATTTCTGGAGGGCAAAAGAAGCGTGTCACAACTG GGGAGATGTTAACAGGACCTGCAAGGGCTTTGTTCATGGATGAAATTTCCACTGGTTTGGATAGCTCTAGCACATTTCAGATTGTAAAATATGTAAGCCAATTGGTCCATGTGATGAATGACACTGTGATGATCTCCCTTCTACAACCACCGCCAGAGACCTACAACTTGTTTGATGACATAATTCTCCTATCAGAAGGATACATGGTGTACCATGGGCCACGCGGGAAcatcttggaattttttgaatcCGCTGGTTTCCGGTGCCCGGAGAGGAAAGGAGTTGCTGACTTCCTTCAAGAGGTCACTTCCAAGAAAGACCAGCAACAATACTGGTATCTTGACCAGGAGCAGTATCGTTATGTGCCAGTCCTAGAGTTTGCTGAACATTACAAGTCATTCCATGTGGGTCAGCAAATGCTGGAGGAGCTGAAGATtccttttgaaaaatccaaaacCCATCCTGCCGCGTTGACCACGTCGAAGTATGGGCAATCCAGCTGGGAGTCATTCAAGGCAGTGATGTCGAGAGAACAACTATTGATGAAGCGCAACTCCTTCATCTACATCTTCAAGGTCAGCCAGTTGATCATCCTTGGGCTCATGGCCATGACTGTATTCCTCAGAACAGAGATGCCCCATGGACAGATTTCGGACGGTGCTAAATTCTTTGGAGCTCTGACTTTCAGTTTAATCACCATTTTGTTTAATGGGTTTGCTGAGCTACAACTAACCATTAAGATCCTTCCTACGTTCTACAAGCAAAGGGATTTCTTGTTCTCCCCCCCATGGACCTTTGGACTGGCAAACATCATCTTGAAAGTTCCTGTTTCATTTGTGGAGGCTGGGGTGTGGGTTGTCCTCACGTACTATGTGATGGGCTTTGCACCTTCTGCAGGAAG GTTCTTTCGCCAGTTTTTAGCTTTCTTCGCTACTCACCAAATGGCAATGGCTTTGTTCCGATTTCTTGGTGCTATTTTGAAATCAATGGTTGTTGCCAACACTTTTGGGATGTTTGTTCAacttattattttcatatttggagGATTTATCATCCCTAGAG GTGACATCAGACCATGGTGGATCTGGGCTTACTGGGCATCTCCTATGATGTATAGTCAGAATGCAATATCGGTCAATGAATTCCTTGCCAGTAGGTGGGCCACT CCAAACAATGATCCTACTATTGATGCACCAACGGTAGGAAAGGCTATTCTTAAATCCAGAGACTTGTTTACTGGAGACTGGGGCTTTTGGCTTTCCATAGGAGCCGTTATAGGATTCACTATTTTGTTCAACATCTTATACCTTCTGGCCCTAACATACTTGAGCC CTAGCGGTAGATCAAACACATTAGTTTCAGATGAGGAGAATGAGAATGGCACAAACAAAGAGCAAATGTCAGAAGCCAGTGTGTCATCTACTATGCCATCTTCAATACCTATGG TTTCTACAGGTGCCAAGGAAGCCACAAATAGGCCAACTCAGTCACGAACTACCTTGCCTTTCCAGCCTCTTTCACTTTCCTTCAACCATATAAACTATTGGGTGGATATGCCTGCG GAAATGAAGGAACAAGGATTCACAGAAAGTCGTCTCCAGTTGCTCTCTGATATCAGTGGTGCATTTAGGCCAGGAGTTCTGACTGCACTAGTTGGTGTGAGTGGAGCTGGGAAGACCACTCTAATGGATGTCCTGGCAGGAAGGAAAACCAGTGGAGCTATTGAAGGAAGTATCACCCTCTCCGGTTACCCTAAAAAGCAAGAAACTTTTGCCCGCATTAGTGGCTATTGTGAACAGATTGATATCCATTCACCAAATGTTACAGTATATGAATCCATTCTGTACTCTGCCTGGCTGCGTCTTTCCTCAGATATTGATGACGCTACGAGAAAG ATGTTTGTGGAGGAAGTCATGACCCTTGTAGAACTTGATGTGCTGCGTAATGCTATGGTTGGTCTCCCTGGAGTTGACGGGTTATCGACTGAACAAAGAAAGAGACTGACAATTGCTGTGGAGCTAGTAGCAAATCCTTCAATTATATTTATGGATGAGCCAACTTCTGGTCTTGATGCTAGAGCCGCAGCAATTGTCATGAGGACAGTGAGAAATACAGTCAACACTGGGCGTACCGTGGTTTGCACGATCCATCAACCAAGCATTGAtatatttgagtcttttgatgaG CTTCTGCTTTTGAAAAGAGGAGGGCGGGTTATTTATGCTGGTGAACTTGGTCGTCACTGTGAGAAACTAGTTGAATATTTTGAG GAAATTCCAGGTGTGGCTAAGATCACAAAAGGATATAATCCTGCAACATGGATGCTGGAAGTTAGCTCCACTTTAGCTGAGGCTCACTTGAACATAAATTTTGCGGAAATTTATGCTAATTCCATTCTTCATAG GAAAAACCAAGACCTTATTAAGGAATTGGGCGTTCCCCCTCCAGGCTATCAGGATCTCTCATTTCCTACAAAGTATTCTCAAAATTTCTACAACCAATGTGTTGCAAACTTCTGGAAGCAATACAAATCTTATTGGAAGAATCCACCCTACAATGCCATGCGCTATCTTATGACGTTGCTCGATGGTCTTGTATTTGGCACTGTGTTTTGGCAAAAAGGAACAAAAAT AGAATCGCAACAAGACTTGTACAATCTACTTGGGGCCACTTATGCTGCTGTCTTCTTCCTTGGGGCTACCAATTGCTTCACCGTTCAGCCTGTTGTGTCAATTGAGAGAACAGTTTTCTACCGTGAAAAGGCGGCAGGGATGTACTCTCCATTATCCTATGCATTAGCTCAG GCATGCATGGAGATCATCTACAACATCCTCCAAGGGATGTTATACACAATCCTCATCTATGTGATGATTGGATATGACTGGAAAGTTGACAAGTTCTTCTATTTCATGTTCTTCATTATTGCAAGCTTCAACTACTTCACATTGTTCGGCATGATGTTGGTATCATTGACTCCGTCTGCAATGCTTGCAAGCATACTCGTATCCTTTGTACTCCCTCTCTGGAACCTGTTTGCTGGGTTCCTCGTTGTCAGAACA GCGATACCGATTTGGTGGAGGTGGTACTACTGGGCCAACCCAGTGTCTTGGACCATCTATGGTGTTGTTGCATCGCAGTTTGGTGACCATGGCGGTTCTCTGCTAGTCCCCGGTGGGAGCCCTATGGTGGTGAAGCAATTCTTGGAGGATAATTTGGGCGTGCGGCATGATTTCCTTGGCTATGTTGTCCTAGCCCACTTTGCTTACATCATTGCCATCTTCTTCGTCTTCGGCTACTCCATCAAGTTCTTAAACTTCCAAAAACGTTAG